The proteins below come from a single Nocardiopsis gilva YIM 90087 genomic window:
- a CDS encoding carbon starvation CstA family protein, giving the protein MPAVVVLLAVLAVFALGYRYYSAYLAKRVYALDPAFVTPAHRYSDGVDFVPTNKHIVFAHHFISVAGAAPIVGPAIAVFWGWGPALLWVVLGTVFASGAHDFGSIVVSVRHKGRSIGTLARDVIGKRARILFLLIIFFLVTMVNAVFAVVIAGLFINTPEAVLSVLITIPLAIGVGQVVYRRRTAALLPSIAALVIVYACIPLGAQFPITVDPLAQLIGVEPLTVWIVLIFTYTFFASRLPVWLLLQPRDYINQQQMVLALAVIILGVVVGMDTIAAPLVNDVPADSPSWFPLLFITIACGAVSGFHSLVSSGTTAKQLDKETDARYVGYLSSLGEGTLALCSILACTAGVVVLAADPAAQWQVLYADWGSAQGGAAGKFTEGVANFAGHLGVPVSVGLVFATVVVVSFAATSLDTAVRLQRYIIQEISEIVGFKPLARNITLATLIAVVIPIGLAMVPGDFALGTLWLLFGTTNQLTAGLALAVIAVWVTKNGRNPIAILIPLVFLVIMTSWALVIQLIGFATSADPLQAFLLAPLDAVIFALAVWMVVEAALALRRAWALRTAPAAGRGAEAGAAESAADGEEQ; this is encoded by the coding sequence ATGCCTGCAGTCGTCGTGTTGCTGGCCGTACTGGCGGTTTTCGCGCTGGGGTACCGGTACTACTCCGCCTACTTGGCCAAACGCGTCTACGCACTGGATCCCGCGTTCGTCACCCCCGCCCACCGCTACTCCGACGGGGTCGACTTCGTCCCCACCAACAAGCACATCGTCTTCGCCCACCACTTCATCTCGGTGGCCGGCGCCGCGCCGATCGTCGGCCCGGCGATCGCGGTGTTCTGGGGCTGGGGGCCGGCGCTGCTGTGGGTGGTCCTTGGCACGGTCTTCGCCTCGGGCGCGCACGACTTCGGGTCGATCGTGGTCTCAGTCCGGCACAAGGGCCGGAGCATCGGCACACTGGCGCGCGACGTCATCGGCAAGCGGGCCCGCATCCTGTTCCTGCTGATCATCTTCTTCCTGGTGACCATGGTCAACGCGGTCTTCGCCGTGGTCATCGCGGGCCTGTTCATCAACACCCCCGAAGCCGTGCTGTCGGTGCTGATCACGATCCCGCTGGCGATCGGGGTCGGCCAGGTCGTCTACCGCCGGCGCACCGCCGCGCTGCTCCCCTCGATCGCCGCGCTGGTCATCGTCTACGCCTGCATCCCGCTGGGCGCCCAGTTCCCGATCACGGTGGACCCCCTGGCCCAGCTCATCGGCGTCGAGCCGCTGACGGTGTGGATCGTGCTGATCTTCACCTACACCTTCTTCGCCTCCCGCCTGCCGGTGTGGCTGCTGCTCCAGCCGCGCGACTACATCAACCAGCAGCAGATGGTGCTCGCGCTGGCCGTGATCATCCTCGGCGTGGTCGTCGGGATGGACACCATCGCCGCCCCCCTCGTCAACGACGTGCCCGCGGACTCGCCCTCCTGGTTCCCGCTGCTGTTCATCACCATCGCCTGCGGGGCGGTCTCCGGATTCCACAGCCTCGTCTCCTCCGGGACCACCGCCAAGCAGCTCGACAAGGAGACCGACGCCCGCTACGTCGGGTATCTCAGCTCGCTCGGTGAGGGCACCCTCGCCCTGTGCTCGATCCTGGCCTGCACCGCCGGTGTGGTCGTCCTCGCCGCCGACCCCGCGGCGCAGTGGCAGGTCCTCTACGCCGACTGGGGCTCCGCCCAGGGCGGAGCGGCCGGGAAGTTCACCGAAGGCGTGGCGAACTTCGCCGGGCACCTCGGCGTCCCGGTCAGCGTCGGCCTGGTGTTCGCGACCGTGGTCGTGGTCAGCTTCGCCGCCACCAGCCTCGACACCGCCGTCCGCCTGCAGCGCTACATCATCCAGGAGATCTCCGAGATCGTCGGGTTCAAGCCGCTGGCCCGCAACATCACGCTGGCCACGCTGATCGCCGTCGTCATCCCGATCGGCCTGGCCATGGTCCCCGGCGACTTCGCGCTCGGCACGCTGTGGCTGCTGTTCGGCACCACCAACCAGCTCACCGCCGGGCTCGCGCTCGCCGTCATCGCCGTGTGGGTGACCAAGAACGGCCGCAACCCCATCGCGATCCTCATCCCGCTGGTGTTCCTGGTGATCATGACCTCCTGGGCGCTGGTCATCCAGCTCATCGGCTTCGCCACCTCCGCGGACCCGCTGCAGGCCTTCCTGCTCGCCCCGCTCGACGCCGTCATCTTCGCCCTGGCCGTTTGGATGGTCGTCGAGGCCGCGCTGGCGCTGCGCCGGGCCTGGGCGCTCCGGACGGCTCCGGCGGCGGGCCGCGGTGCCGAGGCGGGTGCCGCTGAGAGCGCCGCCGACGGCGAGGAGCAGTAG
- a CDS encoding cory-CC-star protein, translated as MSATAPEPAGVGAPARLTERAARAWRGAVAAWRRFEAAHDAVFDARWGYARRREARKQQDTLRALLMLDTLGVDNPVAYETLELIPYMVSDLHEWHRRAGREEFGDGQVCC; from the coding sequence ATGTCGGCGACCGCGCCCGAACCCGCCGGCGTCGGCGCACCCGCCCGGCTGACCGAGCGTGCGGCCCGGGCCTGGCGGGGCGCGGTCGCCGCATGGCGCCGCTTCGAGGCCGCCCACGACGCGGTGTTCGACGCCCGCTGGGGCTACGCACGGCGGCGTGAGGCCCGCAAGCAGCAGGACACGCTGCGCGCGCTGCTCATGCTCGACACACTGGGCGTGGACAATCCGGTGGCGTATGAAACTCTGGAGCTGATCCCCTACATGGTTTCCGACCTGCACGAATGGCACCGCCGTGCGGGGCGCGAGGAGTTCGGCGACGGCCAGGTGTGCTGCTAG